The Ignicoccus hospitalis KIN4/I genome includes the window GACCAGAGAGTTCCTAGAGAGGCTCGGCTCGAAGTACATAGTAAGGGGCCACACCGCGGTGGACGGCTTTGCGCTCTCCCACAACAATAGAGTGTACACGTTGTTCACGAGGTCCGGGCCTCCCTATTACAACGCGAACGCCGCGGCGTTACTATTAAAGAGAAATAGCTTCAACGTCATAGTGGTCCCGGCGTTGCCGATTCTTTGATGAATTGAGCAAAAGAATCCTCAGCATACTATATAATCTGCACTAGAAGGTCCTTTATGGGCGCGCGGCTGTGAAGGGAGAAGTGTCTAAGATCGTTCTAGCCTACTCGGGAGGGCTGGACACGTCGGTTGCAGTGGCGTGGCTGAAGGAGAAGTTCGGGGCGGAAGTAATAACTGTGACGGTAGATGTCGGACAAAAGGAAGATTTCAAGGAGATAGAGGAGAGGGCTTACAAGGCTGGCGCATCCAAGCATTACCTAATTGATGCTAAAGAAGAGTTCGTAAACAAGTACATAAAGCCAGCAATAATAGCGAACGCACTCTACGAGGAAGTCTACCCCTTAGGCACCGCGCTCGCCAGGCCCCTCATAGGGGAGAAGGTAATAGAAGTAGCCAGAAAGGAAGGGGCGGACGCGGTGGCTCACGGGGCCACGAGCAAGGGCAACGACCAAGTGCGGTTTGAAGCGGCCTTCAAGGCCTTAGCCCCAGAAATAAAGATAATAGCTCCTATAAGGATGTGGGGGATGAACAGAAAGGAAGAATACGAGTTCGCTAAGAAGAAGGGTATCCCGATAAGTGCTGAGTCCAAGAAATATAGCATAGACGAGAACTTGTGGTCTAGAAGCATAGAGGGTGGCGAGCTGGAGGACCCTTGGCAAGAGCCGCCGGAGGAGGCCTTCGAGTGGACCGTCCCTCCGGAGAAGGCGCCAGAGGAGCCCGCGTACTTAACGATCACCTTTGAGAAGGGTGTCCCGGTGGCCCTAAACGGCAAGAGGATGGAATTGATTGAGATAATAGATACCCTCAACAAGTTAGCAGGCCAGCACGGGTACGGACGCGTCGACCACATGGAGAACAGGGTAGTCGGGCTTAAGAGCAGAGAAGTTTACGAGGCGCCTGCCGCCCTCACTATAATAAATTCTAAGAAGGACTTGGAGAAGCTCGTGCTCAACAAGAGGGAGTACAGAATTAAAAGGATGCTCGACTCTTACTGGGCGGACCTAGTTTACGACGGACTCTGGTTCGACCCCATAAGGGTGGCCTTGGACAATATGTTGAGCGAACTGAGCGAGAACGTTAACGGCGACGTGAAGGTGAAGTTATACAAGGGCTCCTTGCGCGTCGTAGGGAGGAGGAGTCCAAACGCGATCTACGACAAAGCGATAAGCAGCTACGAGAGCGAGTGGTTCCCGAGCGACGAGATGGCCAGAGGCTTCATAGACGCTTGGCTTATGGACAGCGTCGTCAGCTTTCGGAAGAGGTACTTGAAGTGAGGTACTTCTTAACTGGGACCTCGAAGGGGGGCTTCTCTACCTTAACTTCCTTAACGTCTCCGAATCCCAAGCTTACGTTCGAGCCTAACCCGAAGTAGTGGGAGTACTTGAGTGCCCACAGTAGTTTAAGCGCCAAGTCCTCCTCCATAATGCCGTAATAACTCACGCGCCCGAAGAAGGCCGGGAGCTCGTCGCCCTTGTGAATTTTGAACGTAGAGAATCGGGGGCGTCCGCCAACTACCTCTACCTTGGAGGAGATAGAATCTGCGTACCCCTTTAGGTCCGTACCCGTAACTTCGCTCATCCTCTTGAACAGCGAGTAAACCGCGCGGGGAGCGGAGGGCAAGGGCACCCACGCGCCGTGGAAGCGGTAGAGCGTGGGGCCGTGAGTTACCCTGAAGAAGACCGCGACCGGTTCATCTCCTCCCTTCGGAGGACTTTCCACTTCAACGGTCTTCACGTCCACCTTTATGGGCAAGACGTATTCCACGTTCAACAGCCCCTCCGCCAGCTTAGCGGGGGCGCTCGCGACCTCTCCCCAAAAGTTCACTTTGAAGGACACCTCCGTCCCCGGCTTGACCTCCGTACTCAGCTTTTCCGGAGGCACGACGTGGAAGGGGAAGTCCGGGTCCACGTCAACGCTCTTGAATGCGTCGAAAACCACTTTCGCCGCGAACACGCCCTTCCAGACTCTAATCTTCTTCAGCTCCGTTATTTGTAGGACGACGTCAACGCTTGTTATCATTGCGCCTCCCCTCGCGCTCGTGCGCGCTGATTCATACACTTTGTTGAGAGCTCGCAGTAAGGCTCATAGGTCCTTCCGGAGCAGCCGCGAAGGGAAGTTCGTGTTCAATGCGAACGACTTTATTAAGAAGAAGATAGAAGAGATAAGGGAACTGGTCGGGAAGGAAAAGGTTTTAGCGGCCGTCAGCGGGGGCGTGGACTCCACCACGGCCGCTGCCCTCGCCTACAAGGCCTTGGGGCCGGAGCAGATAAAAGTGATATTCATTGACACGGGCTTCATGCGTAAGGGCGAGCCCGAGTGGGTCAAGAACGTCCTTAGAGACGTCATGCCGGTGGAAATAGTGGACGCCAAAGAGCGCTTCTTCAACGCCGTCAAGGGCTTGAGTGACGCCGAGGAAAAGAGGAAAGCATTCAGAGAGGTGTTTTACCAAGTAGTCTCGGAGGAGGCCAAGAAGTGGGGGGCGAGCTGGTTAGTCCAAGGGACCACCGCCCCAGACTGGATAGAAACCACTGGGGGGATCAAAACGCAACACAACGTCTTGGAACAGCTCGGAATAAACGTCAGGGAGAAGTGGGGCTTCAAGCTGCTGGAGCCTTTGGTGGAGCTCTACAAAGACGAGGTGAGGGCGGTCGCTAGGGCCTTGGGGCTCCCGGAGGAGATAGCCTCCCGCCAACCCTTCCCGGGCCCGGGCTTGCTTGTGAGGATACCAGGCCTCGTTACCGAGGAGAAGCTAGAACTGCTCAAAGAAGTTACCGAAGTGGTGGAGAAAGAGCTGGAGAGGTTCAAGCCCAGCCAGTACTTCGCGGCCATATGGGAGGACCGGCTCGGGCCGAAGGTGTCCGAGAGCCCCGAGGCCTACTTGTTCGAGGGGGTGAGGGCCACCGGGGTCAAAGGGGACATTCGCGCCTACGGCCCGGTGGCCCTACTCAAGGCCTTCGACTGGGAACGAGTGTACGACTACTGGAAGGAGATAATTCACAAGAACAACGAAGTGACGCACGTAGTGGCGGAAGTGGGCGAGCGCGAGGAAGGGGAGTACACGATATCTATAAGGGCCGTCTTGACGGACAACTTCATGACTGCCGACGTGCTCAAGCTGGATAGGGGAACGCTGGAGGAGATAGCTAAGAAGGTAATGAAAGTTAGTCCCAAGATCAAGAGAGTGGTCTACGACGTGACCCCCAAGCCGCCCGCGACCATAGAGTACGAGTGAAGGGCTCGCCCGCGTTAGCTGCGTTCACCGGCCTCACCACACACCACCTCGCTCATCGCCTCGGCAATCAACACCCTCTTCATCACTTCGGATGATAGGGGGCGACACTCCTCATCAGCGCGCTTTTTCTCTCCCAGCTGTTTAAAAAAGTCGGGTAAACTCGGTGACCGAAATTACCCTGATAAATTGCGCGAACGCCAAGACCGTTCACGTACGAAAGGGGAGGATAGAGGAGGGAGAGGGCGGGGAGCTGTTCGACTGTAAGGGCATGCCGGTCAAGACGCTTAGGTGCACCGTGGCGCTCAAGCCCTTCAAGCGGTGGGAGGAGCTCCTAGAGGACCCCGTCCCGGAGCCGGAGTGGGTCGACTCCCTCCTAGTAAAAGGGGTGGGCGCGGCGATAGCCCCCAAAGGGACGAGGGCGGCTCTAGTAGAAGTAGTGGAGAGGCCGTTCGTCTTGGACCCCCTAGCCCCCCCGGAGGAGGTGCCGGAGAGGGGGGCCGTGGTGGCCAGAAGCTTGGACGCCGACTCCTCTTACGGCTACAAGCTAAAGTACGGCAAGTGGCCGGTTGAGGACTTGGGCGACAAGGCGTCGAACAACATAATACTCAACCCCTTTTGGGTGACCACGTGGGAAATAAAGAAGATCAAGATAGCCTCGTTTATGCCGGAAATGGTTGCACTGGGAACCTCCAGCCCGATTCCGCCGGAGCTGCGGAAAGCCGTGTTGAGCCCCCTCACCGGGCGCTGGGGCCCCGACGCCTTGGAAGCTGTGGCGACCCTCTTGATGAGGTCTCATTACTGGAGCGGGGAGCTGAGGGCCCAACACGACGACGCCTCGTGCTGGAGCTTCTTGGGCAAAGAGGGGCCGAGGCTTGCGAAGGGGTCCAAGGCTATGTTGTGGGTGGGCCACGAGGAGGCGGAGCTCGTGGTAACGGGCGATCAAGTCCTATTTAGGGAAGAGTTGCTAGAACTAAAAAGCGTGTCAGCCCCTTCACCACTCCTCTAGGGCTCCCCCGCCCTTCCTCCTCTCTCCCCTGCGCAGTGTTACTGCCATAACTACGACGCCTACTATTATGCCGAGCACCAAGGCACCTCCTAAGGTTGCTGTATCAATCACCTTTTTCACGCTCGTAACAGTAGTGGTTAGAGTTTTGCTTACGGTAGTCGTTATGGTACTCACGATTTCGCTAGTCACGGTGGTCGTTGTAGTATAGGTAGTAGTAACGTTCCTTAAGACGGTTGTCGTGAGCGTCAAGAAGGAGGTCAGAGTACCGTATATCGTCGTAGTCGCCGTCTCCACTACTGTAACGTTGCTTACTACGGTTTTCTTCAAAGTCACGGTAGTGGTAGTTGTAACCGTGGAGGTTGTAGTGTAGGTAATTGGTGACGTA containing:
- a CDS encoding argininosuccinate synthase, which produces MSKIVLAYSGGLDTSVAVAWLKEKFGAEVITVTVDVGQKEDFKEIEERAYKAGASKHYLIDAKEEFVNKYIKPAIIANALYEEVYPLGTALARPLIGEKVIEVARKEGADAVAHGATSKGNDQVRFEAAFKALAPEIKIIAPIRMWGMNRKEEYEFAKKKGIPISAESKKYSIDENLWSRSIEGGELEDPWQEPPEEAFEWTVPPEKAPEEPAYLTITFEKGVPVALNGKRMELIEIIDTLNKLAGQHGYGRVDHMENRVVGLKSREVYEAPAALTIINSKKDLEKLVLNKREYRIKRMLDSYWADLVYDGLWFDPIRVALDNMLSELSENVNGDVKVKLYKGSLRVVGRRSPNAIYDKAISSYESEWFPSDEMARGFIDAWLMDSVVSFRKRYLK
- the cas6 gene encoding CRISPR system precrRNA processing endoribonuclease RAMP protein Cas6 — protein: MITSVDVVLQITELKKIRVWKGVFAAKVVFDAFKSVDVDPDFPFHVVPPEKLSTEVKPGTEVSFKVNFWGEVASAPAKLAEGLLNVEYVLPIKVDVKTVEVESPPKGGDEPVAVFFRVTHGPTLYRFHGAWVPLPSAPRAVYSLFKRMSEVTGTDLKGYADSISSKVEVVGGRPRFSTFKIHKGDELPAFFGRVSYYGIMEEDLALKLLWALKYSHYFGLGSNVSLGFGDVKEVKVEKPPFEVPVKKYLTSSTSSES
- a CDS encoding ATP-binding protein yields the protein MFNANDFIKKKIEEIRELVGKEKVLAAVSGGVDSTTAAALAYKALGPEQIKVIFIDTGFMRKGEPEWVKNVLRDVMPVEIVDAKERFFNAVKGLSDAEEKRKAFREVFYQVVSEEAKKWGASWLVQGTTAPDWIETTGGIKTQHNVLEQLGINVREKWGFKLLEPLVELYKDEVRAVARALGLPEEIASRQPFPGPGLLVRIPGLVTEEKLELLKEVTEVVEKELERFKPSQYFAAIWEDRLGPKVSESPEAYLFEGVRATGVKGDIRAYGPVALLKAFDWERVYDYWKEIIHKNNEVTHVVAEVGEREEGEYTISIRAVLTDNFMTADVLKLDRGTLEEIAKKVMKVSPKIKRVVYDVTPKPPATIEYE